From a single Anaerolineales bacterium genomic region:
- the rplU gene encoding 50S ribosomal protein L21, with protein MRFAIVESGGKQYRAVEGATIEVDRLAHEVGKTFDFERVLLMADGDAVMIGTPTVGDIKVSATVMGHIKGPKLVTFKYRPKKRIRVKSGHRQQYTRLMIDFIGKPGEEPKKKKEAPAKVEKAEAKEEANAEKQEKAPKEAKKPAAKKSTSAKSSAKKQAE; from the coding sequence ATGAGATTTGCAATCGTCGAAAGCGGCGGCAAGCAGTACCGCGCCGTCGAAGGCGCCACCATCGAGGTGGACCGCCTCGCCCATGAAGTGGGCAAAACGTTTGACTTTGAGCGTGTTCTGCTCATGGCTGACGGCGACGCCGTCATGATCGGAACGCCCACCGTCGGTGACATCAAGGTGTCCGCCACGGTTATGGGTCACATCAAAGGTCCCAAGCTTGTCACGTTCAAGTACCGCCCCAAGAAGCGCATCCGTGTGAAGAGCGGACACCGCCAGCAATATACCCGTTTGATGATCGATTTCATCGGCAAGCCCGGCGAGGAACCCAAGAAGAAGAAGGAAGCTCCCGCCAAGGTCGAAAAGGCGGAGGCGAAGGAAGAAGCCAACGCCGAGAAGCAGGAAAAGGCGCCGAAGGAAGCGAAGAAGCCCGCGGCGAAGAAATCCACTTCCGCCAAGTCGTCTGCAAAGAAACAGGCTGAATAG